A window of the Streptomyces albireticuli genome harbors these coding sequences:
- a CDS encoding DUF6087 family protein yields the protein MGKHSRPGPPNQPSRAVPRLDADDRLAPYDKRRRPPLDIYRRHRPLHGGAGHLRPGEPRALEEWDGFSFVPAGTAADLAAAQRWVEERLSGA from the coding sequence ATGGGCAAGCACTCCCGGCCCGGGCCGCCGAACCAGCCCTCCCGCGCCGTCCCCCGCCTCGACGCCGACGACCGGCTCGCGCCGTACGACAAACGGCGCCGCCCGCCGCTGGACATCTACCGCCGCCACCGCCCGCTCCACGGTGGCGCCGGCCACCTCCGCCCCGGCGAGCCGAGGGCTCTGGAGGAGTGGGACGGGTTCTCCTTCGTCCCTGCCGGGACGGCGGCCGACCTCGCGGCGGCCCAGCGGTGGGTGGAAGAACGGCTGTCCGGCGCGTAA